The segment TTTCAATGACAGAAAATGGAACTTCTATATCTTCTTCAACCTCTTCAACTTCGATTTCTTCAACCTCAACAATTTCTTCTTCTTGATCTGTTTCTGTTGATTCAATTACCGTTTCTTCAATTTCTTTTTCATCTTCAACAATTTCAATTTCTTCAGGTACCACTGGAGGCGGAGGTGGCGGTGGAGGTGGAATTAATTCTTGTTGTGTAATTGGAATTTCTTCTTCATCTAAATCATCTAAATCTAATTTTCCAATATCAATATTTGACTTCTCATATGACTTATAATTTATTGTCATATAAGTCAAAGCCATCATTAATGCAAGACCTACGGCAAAATAGAGGGAACTATTTCTGCTAACATCTGCCTTTGTACTTTTTTTAGGTTCCATGTGCTTCAAATTTTTTAAGGAATGCTAATTTAACTAATAATTTACTAAAAACGCAAGCTATTAATTTAAATTTAACTTTCGATTTGTTCTTATGTGTAAGACTATAGATGCACAGCTAACTCCTAAGGCGTTGGCAAGTGCATCATAAACATCAAACGTTCGGTAAGATGTCAAGACAGTTTGTAAAACTTCAAGAATGATGCCATAACAAATTACAGCCAATGCTGAAAGCAGAATAACCCGCTTTATTTGGATTACTTTAAAGTAATTATAAACCAGTATTGTAAATAAAAAGTAAGCAAAAAAATGGTAAATTTTATCATCAAAAGAGAATCCCAGACTAGGTATACCACCCAAATGCATCAAACTCCCCATGGTCAATCCAATTACATAGAGAACCATAAGAGCTAGAGCCCATTTTTTAAGCGCCAACCACAGCTTTGTAATCATCAGCAGATAACAAATTATCTATCTCTGAATCATCAGAAATTTTGATTTTAATCATCCAACCGTCACCATAAGGATCTGTATTTACCTTTTCTGGTTCGTCTTCAAGATTTTCATTGAACTCAACAATTTCGCCAGATAAAGGCAGAAATAAATCTGAAACTGTTTTCACTGCTTCTACAGTCCCAAACACTTCTTCAATATCTAAGGTCTCATCGAGTGTTTCTACTTCAACATAAACGATATCTCCGAGTTCACCTTGTGCAAAATCTGTTATGCCAACCGTGGCAATATCACCTTCAATTTTGACCCACTCGTGATCTTTGGTGTATTTTAAATCTGATGGTATATTCATCTTGTAAATAAATAATTAATGTATGGCTACAAAAGTAATTTTTTTAGACTGTATTTACTACTTAATTTCCAAAATTGTATCGCAATGTAAATCCTGATCTAATTGTAGTTTGTGGAAATGCAGTTGATATTTCAAATTCGGAAAACGTGTAGTCAAAATAGAATATGGCTGTTAAGGCCTTAGTAAAGGCGTAATCTGCAGTATACTTGAGCCCCCAAACAGTTTGACCTTGAGTAATTTGATTATTATCGATATCAAGATATCGAATAATGGTTTTATTATTTCTAACCGAAATATCGGCTTTCATATTTAAATCACTTTTAATCACTTGCCTTGGTCCAGCTAATTTGGATCTAATGCGAAGATCTTTTATTCGGTAACCTAGTCCTAGAATGTATTCATTACCTTGTATTTCAGTAAGTAAATTGTTATCAAAACTCAATGATAAAATTCTGTCCTTTCGCATTTCAGCAAGAATTTTAATTGAATTTTTCATTTCAAAGTCTAATCTAAATAATGGACTAAACTGCTCTTCTAAGTTAATGTTACTAAATACTGTTCGGTTCTTAAAGTTTCCTGATTGGTCTAAAACATCTGGATCCTGATCTTCATAAGCCACTCCAGGTTGCAGTAATTGCGGATTTAAATCCAAGTTAGTTCTAAATTGATTAATTGTATAACTAGAACGATATCCATGTGTGATTGAGAAACGTTTAAAATTCTTTTTAAACCATTTCATTTTCATGAATCCAGTATATTTTAACTGCCAATTAGGGATTGGAATATCTCTAAAGGCGGACAAACTAATCTTGTCTGGACTCGTCCCTTTGTAAGCGGCTAAAAACGACGGTAATAATACGGCTTGACTATTTTTTCCAAATCCTAAGGGGTATCCCTCACCATCTACCGCGAAGTTATCATTGCCATAAAAATTTCTCGCCAAACGTCTCGCCACAACTAATCGATTTGATCTAAAGTCTTCAAAAGGCGCAGACTGGGTTTCATCACTTGCACTAAATGCTGTTTTAATTAATGCAGTTGAAATATTAAAGTTTCCGAAGGCATTTGTAATAAGTGGATTATAATCTAGCACACCATCAGATCCTGGGTTGCCGTTAGCGTCAATAAAATCTTCAACCCTAAAGTTTTGTGTTGTGTTTTCAGAGTACACTCGACCTCCTGTTAAATCAATATTCAAATCTTTTATTAATTCTATATCTGCTGAAATGTCTAAAACTCTATTGGTAGTCTCACTGTATTGTTGATTGAAGTTAGGGAATACGGTCAACCAACCATTCTCTGCTGCCAATTGTCTGATATCTCTTTGACTTCCAAATGTATAACCGAGAGTTGGCTTAAGGGTTCCAATAAATCCAGGTGTACGTAAATAACCCGGTAAGAAGGAACCATTATTTTCAGTGTAGTTAATTTGTACCCGCTTCACTGCTGTGATTAAATCTATAGCTCCGTTTAAGATGGTAGAACCTGCACCTTTTTTACTTTCAGCTGGATTGGTCTTAGTTGGAGCATTAGGTTTACCGTCTTTACCGAGCGCTCCAGGTGTAGCCCTCTGACTTACTTTTGATCTTGTCTTCTTTTTAGTTAAACCAACATATTTGTATAAAGTCTCAAGGTTAAATGTTGAATTAATATTATGTGTGTTTGCATTTTGAATGCTGTTCCCCAAATTATAATTTGAGAAGGATCCATCATCGTTTTCAATACTTAAATTCTGATTTAAATCAGACCCTTTTGTCCATTGAAAATCTCCAGTATAAGAATACGTAGCGCGCATAAAACTCAAGGTTGGAATTTTATACAATGGAATCTCATAATTTAACTGCAATTGCTGACTTTGAATATTAGGGTCTCCCAAATCAAAGAATCCATCCCACACGTCCAAATTTGGATCTTGTCTGCCATTGAGTTGATCATCAATAAAGTAATTTCTAACAATATTGGTATTCGCAGCCGTAAAATTCATACTCAAGGCCTTGGTCAAGTTGTAATTGATGACGTATTGCGTATTGAAATTATAATTTCTTCTGAATAACTCTTCCAATCCAATATTATCGCCTGCCAGATCTACTTCTCTAAACTTCTGTTTATTAAACTGACGAATGATATCTGTATTTACAGAAAAGCTTGTTGGAACAGGATTAAAGTTAAAGTCTTTTAGTATTTTCCAATACTTCCCTCTAAATAATGAATCATTTTTCTTAAATGGTTCTATAGGAGTAGAATTGAAGCTATAGTTATAATTCACTCCTGCTCTTACATTTTGATTTAAAGACCGTTCAATCTCAAAGTCACGTCGTTCTTCTTTGTTATAACTATAGTTAAATGTCAAATTCTCAACATCATAAAATCTAGGTGTCTTATCTGTAGTCCTATTTTTTCTAACACCAATAAAATTGATACTCTTACGTTTGGTATAGTTTTCATTGACCTTTAAAATAGAATCTTGATTGGTTGTATTATCTAATTGTGTCTGTAATTTTATATCTCTATAGAATTCATCATATTCAGGAGTGATGATTTGCTCACCTACTGCATAATTAAAAGGCAGTTGAATTCCCCACTTTTTAGGTAAAAGTTGACCTAAGTTCAGGTTAGTTACTACGTCGTATTGTTCTACATC is part of the Formosa sp. Hel1_31_208 genome and harbors:
- a CDS encoding energy transducer TonB, which produces MEPKKSTKADVSRNSSLYFAVGLALMMALTYMTINYKSYEKSNIDIGKLDLDDLDEEEIPITQQELIPPPPPPPPPVVPEEIEIVEDEKEIEETVIESTETDQEEEIVEVEEIEVEEVEEDIEVPFSVIENVPIFPGCEKEKGNNAKKQCMSDKISKFVNKKFNTDLAGDLGLSGRQRINVIFKIDKTGNIVGVQARAPHPGLEKEAKRVINLLPKMKPGKQRGKAVTVPYSLPILFQVQD
- a CDS encoding VanZ family protein, translated to MITKLWLALKKWALALMVLYVIGLTMGSLMHLGGIPSLGFSFDDKIYHFFAYFLFTILVYNYFKVIQIKRVILLSALAVICYGIILEVLQTVLTSYRTFDVYDALANALGVSCASIVLHIRTNRKLNLN
- the gcvH gene encoding glycine cleavage system protein GcvH; this encodes MNIPSDLKYTKDHEWVKIEGDIATVGITDFAQGELGDIVYVEVETLDETLDIEEVFGTVEAVKTVSDLFLPLSGEIVEFNENLEDEPEKVNTDPYGDGWMIKIKISDDSEIDNLLSADDYKAVVGA